One window from the genome of Mucilaginibacter ginsenosidivorans encodes:
- a CDS encoding LacI family DNA-binding transcriptional regulator: protein MSGFQSNTSIKLLAEKLGLSKGTVSKALKDSHEISVATKAKVLAAAQELNYIPNHFASGLKSRKSRTVAVIVPEIVDSFFSLAIKGIEAVTQEKGYHINVYITNDLRSKEEEIIKVLSDGRVDGVLISVCRETTDNCHLKKLVDYGIPLVFFDRVADDIEAGKVVTDDFEGGYIAARHLVEQGCKKIYFLSISEGLSILRKRMDGFIRALHENNVEDPSKNVYQIPTDKTKSEEAIRILLSSPHHRPDGIVASVELLTIPMYNACKQLGIVMPDQLKIVCFSNLLYASLLSPSLSTITQPAFEIGQQAASLICNSIERDTFIKNERIICPSKLDVRESTSTAALSN from the coding sequence ATGAGTGGTTTTCAAAGCAATACTTCCATCAAACTCCTTGCTGAAAAGCTTGGTTTATCAAAAGGTACTGTCTCCAAAGCATTGAAGGATAGCCATGAGATCAGCGTTGCAACCAAGGCGAAAGTATTGGCAGCTGCGCAGGAACTTAACTATATACCGAATCATTTTGCGAGCGGGCTCAAGAGCAGGAAAAGCAGGACCGTCGCCGTTATTGTTCCGGAAATTGTAGATAGTTTCTTTTCACTGGCCATAAAGGGTATCGAAGCGGTAACCCAGGAAAAAGGTTATCATATTAACGTCTACATAACGAACGACCTCCGGTCGAAAGAGGAGGAGATCATTAAAGTCCTGTCGGATGGACGGGTAGATGGGGTCCTGATATCGGTGTGCAGGGAGACTACTGATAACTGTCATCTGAAAAAGCTGGTCGATTACGGTATTCCCCTGGTTTTTTTTGATAGGGTAGCAGATGATATTGAGGCAGGTAAAGTAGTAACCGATGATTTTGAAGGCGGTTATATTGCCGCCCGGCACCTGGTAGAACAAGGCTGCAAAAAAATTTATTTCCTTTCTATATCGGAAGGGCTGTCTATCCTGCGAAAGAGAATGGATGGATTTATCAGGGCACTTCACGAAAACAACGTTGAGGACCCTTCGAAAAATGTTTACCAGATACCCACAGATAAAACAAAAAGTGAGGAAGCAATTAGAATACTTTTATCAAGTCCGCATCATCGTCCCGATGGTATCGTCGCTTCTGTTGAATTGCTGACCATCCCAATGTATAATGCCTGCAAGCAATTGGGCATTGTGATGCCCGACCAATTGAAAATCGTTTGTTTTTCGAATCTTTTGTACGCATCTCTTTTGTCCCCATCTTTAAGTACCATTACTCAGCCCGCCTTTGAAATCGGGCAACAAGCCGCCAGCCTTATCTGCAATTCGATTGAAAGAGATACTTTTATCAAAAATGAAAGAATCATCTGTCCGTCAAAGCTTGATGTGAGAGAATCGACATCCACAGCAGCGCTATCTAATTGA